A window of the Lactuca sativa cultivar Salinas chromosome 5, Lsat_Salinas_v11, whole genome shotgun sequence genome harbors these coding sequences:
- the LOC111911970 gene encoding U3 small nucleolar RNA-associated protein 14 isoform X1, protein MAETKRKKTLASTNSLKRRKGGDKEKNWKKGPHLPNALQKQLNSLNPTDRSDEEIHSDEDIDVYEYEENIPEEESKKNRRYDPVDNFEYELPKDFEDEDVASDDDEEEKGDSDEEKHARMLQDITGLPGDAFEGKKKKKDVVVFEAYPESEYNPSRDVLDGDGRITVDDLLNPLHGKPGFSKIRKDVQRMDKKSMSIQPPLPKPQQQKIDRRSAYVYSKKKLHEYEALVKKNREAPTIYFDEDIDVGYSTVGAIASEFRPRTEFEKKMDSLINGKELSDAHKGDGARLLELNKVSLEDVKERQDRLSKMRNLLFRHELKAKRIKHIKSKTYRRLLKKDKSKAAEIEMNPEAAKELAEKEEFKRAEERMTLKHKNTSKWAKRIKKRGVDVQDDGTRAAISEQLQQHALLTRKRNSMHDDESSSDDSTEDDDDDDDISGDEDDASKLKLLENGKNRTLEVLGEDDDDDMPKSGVLSLPFMVRGQKKKKEAAEEEARLAFQDYDSSLKQLDGDEDFKDNAGDSLSGRKVYGVAQKKQVPQSKKKVKANTDNYFDNTDSEEDDDDDDDTMDKHGRTTYTQKDVNIDPNILREESEIGHDPLFKSFDDIDKDEGPKIEYEVSLSATNSLKKKRNRKDCNQIKGKKSQVAEVASDIEEVQQHGDDDDDGMVDGIMTSGMDYELPSQDDLIRRAFAGDDVEEDFEMSKQEILNEENPEPEKPVLLPGWGQWTHIQKKRGLPSWMLAEHERAKKKRDQDLNRRPDAHLKHVIISQKLDKKAEKLQTKVLPYPFKDKEHFERSNRMPLGPEFNPATTIGSLNRPDVVKKPGVSIKPIKLRKHH, encoded by the exons ATGGCGGAGACGAAAAGGAAGAAAACCCTAGCTTCTACAAACAGTTTAAAGAGAAGAAAGGGAGGAGATAAAGAGAAGAACTGGAAAAAGGGTCCCCATTTACCCAACGCATTGCAAAAACAGCTTAATTCCCTAAACCCTACAGATAGAAGCGACGAAGAGATCCACTCCGATGAAGACATCGATGTTTATGAATACGAAGAAAATATCCCTGAGGAAGAGTCGAAGAAGAACCGCAGGTACGACCCCGTTGATAACTTCGAGTATGAACTCCCCAAGGATTTCGAG GATGAAGATGTAGCCtctgatgatgatgaggaagaaAAGGGAGACAGTGATGAGGAAAAGCATGCAAGGATGTTACAAGATATCACTGGACTTCCTGGTGATGCTTTTGAAG gaaagaagaagaaaaaagatgTGGTAGTATTTGAGGCATACCCAGAGTCTGAATATAATCCGAGCCGTGATGTGTTGGATGGTGACGGGCGCATTACTGTTGATGACCTTCTAAATCCCCTTCATGGGAAACCCGGATTCAGCAAAATTAGAAAAGATGTGCAGCGAATGGATAAAAAGTCCATGTCCATACAGCCTCCTCTTCCAAAACCACAGCAACAAAAAATAGATAGGAGAAGTGCTTATGTTTATTCAAAAAAGAAACTTCATGAATACGAAGCATTGGTGAAGAAAAATAGAGAAGCACCAACCATCTACTTTGATGAAGACATAGATGTGGGATATTCCACTGTAGGGGCAATAGCTTCTGAGTTTAGGCCCAGGACTGAGTTTGAGAAGAAAATGGATTCTTTAATTAATGGTAAGGAACTCTCAGATGCACATAAGGGTGATGGTGCAAGGCTTCTAGAACTTAACAAGGTGTCTCTAGAAGATGTGAAGGAACGCCAGGACCGACTTTCTAAAATGCGTAATCTTTTATTTCGTCATGAACTCAAGGCCAAAAGGATTAAACATATAaagtccaaaacatatcgccgtTTGCTGAAGAAAGATAAATCAAAAGCCGCTGAGATTGAAATGAATCCGGAAGCTGCTAAAGAACTTGCAGAGAAAGAGGAATTTAAGAGGGCTGAG GAACGTATGACCCTAAAGCACAAGAACACTTCTAAATGGGCTAAACGAATTAAGAAGCGTGGTGTTGATGTCCAAGATGATGGAACTCGGGCTGCTATATCAGAACAGCTTCAGCAGCATGCTCTTTTAACTCGAAAAAGAAATTCCATGCATGATGATGAGAGTAGTAGTGATGACAGCacagaggatgatgatgatgatgatgacatcTCAGGAGACGAGGACGATGCATCCAAACTAAAATTGTTAGAGAATGGAAAGAATAGGACACTTGAAGTGTTAggggaagatgatgatgatgacatgcCCAAATCAGGAGTCCTTTCTCTACCTTTCATG GTTCGTGGGCAGAAGAAGAAAAAAGAGGCAGCCGAAGAAGAAGCCAGGCTTGCTTTTCAAGACTATGATTCATCATTGAAGCAGTTGGATGGTGATGAGGATTTCAAAGACAATGCAGGAGATTCTTTGAGTGGTAGAAAGGTATATGGCGTTGCACAAAAGAAACAGGTTCCACAGTCCAAGAAGAAGGTTAAGGCTAACACAGATAATTACTTTGACAATACGGacagtgaagaagatgatgatgatgatgatgataccaTGGATAAACATGGGAGAACGACTTATACACAGAAAGATGTCAATATTGACCCTAATATTCTTCGAGAGGAGTCAGAGATCGGGCATGATCCTTTGTTTAAG AGCTTTGATGATATTGATAAAGATGAAGGGCCTAAGATTGAATATGAAGTTTCTTTGTCCGCAACCAATTCTTTAAAGAAG AAGAGGAATAGGAAAGATTGTAATCAGATAAAAGGCAAGAAATCACAGGTTGCAGAAGTGGCATCTGACATAGAGGAGGTACAA CAGcatggagatgatgatgatgatggtatgGTGGATGGAATCATGACATCCGGGATGGATTATGAGTTGCCATCACAGGATGATCTGATAAGACGTGCTTTTGCGGGTGATGACGTGGAGGAAGATTTTGAGATGAGCAAACAAGAGATATTGAATGAGGAAAACCCGGAGCCTGAAAAGCCGGTGCTGCTTCCTGGATGGGGGCAGTGGACGCATATACAGAAAAAGAGAGGGCTGCCGTCTTGGATGTTGGCTGAGCATGAGAGAGCCAAAAAGAAGAGGGACCAGGACCTCAACAGAAGACCCGATGCACATCTTAAGCATGTAATCATATCCCAAAAGCTTGACAAAAAG GCTGAGAAACTGCAGACAAAGGTGTTGCCATATCCATTCAAGGACAAGGAGCACTTTGAACGGAGCAACCGTATGCCTCTTGGTCCAGAGTTTAACCCTGCAACAACAATCGGCTCACTTAATCGCCCTGAC gtgGTGAAGAAGCCTGGTGTCAGCATAAAACCAATCAAGTTAAGGAAGCATCATTGA
- the LOC111911970 gene encoding U3 small nucleolar RNA-associated protein 14 isoform X2: MAETKRKKTLASTNSLKRRKGGDKEKNWKKGPHLPNALQKQLNSLNPTDRSDEEIHSDEDIDVYEYEENIPEEESKKNRRYDPVDNFEYELPKDFEDEDVASDDDEEEKGDSDEEKHARMLQDITGLPGDAFEGKKKKKDVVVFEAYPESEYNPSRDVLDGDGRITVDDLLNPLHGKPGFSKIRKDVQRMDKKSMSIQPPLPKPQQQKIDRRSAYVYSKKKLHEYEALVKKNREAPTIYFDEDIDVGYSTVGAIASEFRPRTEFEKKMDSLINGKELSDAHKGDGARLLELNKVSLEDVKERQDRLSKMRNLLFRHELKAKRIKHIKSKTYRRLLKKDKSKAAEIEMNPEAAKELAEKEEFKRAEERMTLKHKNTSKWAKRIKKRGVDVQDDGTRAAISEQLQQHALLTRKRNSMHDDESSSDDSTEDDDDDDDISGDEDDASKLKLLENGKNRTLEVLGEDDDDDMPKSGVLSLPFMVRGQKKKKEAAEEEARLAFQDYDSSLKQLDGDEDFKDNAGDSLSGRKVYGVAQKKQVPQSKKKVKANTDNYFDNTDSEEDDDDDDDTMDKHGRTTYTQKDVNIDPNILREESEIGHDPLFKSFDDIDKDEGPKIEYEVSLSATNSLKKKRNRKDCNQIKGKKSQVAEVASDIEEQHGDDDDDGMVDGIMTSGMDYELPSQDDLIRRAFAGDDVEEDFEMSKQEILNEENPEPEKPVLLPGWGQWTHIQKKRGLPSWMLAEHERAKKKRDQDLNRRPDAHLKHVIISQKLDKKAEKLQTKVLPYPFKDKEHFERSNRMPLGPEFNPATTIGSLNRPDVVKKPGVSIKPIKLRKHH, from the exons ATGGCGGAGACGAAAAGGAAGAAAACCCTAGCTTCTACAAACAGTTTAAAGAGAAGAAAGGGAGGAGATAAAGAGAAGAACTGGAAAAAGGGTCCCCATTTACCCAACGCATTGCAAAAACAGCTTAATTCCCTAAACCCTACAGATAGAAGCGACGAAGAGATCCACTCCGATGAAGACATCGATGTTTATGAATACGAAGAAAATATCCCTGAGGAAGAGTCGAAGAAGAACCGCAGGTACGACCCCGTTGATAACTTCGAGTATGAACTCCCCAAGGATTTCGAG GATGAAGATGTAGCCtctgatgatgatgaggaagaaAAGGGAGACAGTGATGAGGAAAAGCATGCAAGGATGTTACAAGATATCACTGGACTTCCTGGTGATGCTTTTGAAG gaaagaagaagaaaaaagatgTGGTAGTATTTGAGGCATACCCAGAGTCTGAATATAATCCGAGCCGTGATGTGTTGGATGGTGACGGGCGCATTACTGTTGATGACCTTCTAAATCCCCTTCATGGGAAACCCGGATTCAGCAAAATTAGAAAAGATGTGCAGCGAATGGATAAAAAGTCCATGTCCATACAGCCTCCTCTTCCAAAACCACAGCAACAAAAAATAGATAGGAGAAGTGCTTATGTTTATTCAAAAAAGAAACTTCATGAATACGAAGCATTGGTGAAGAAAAATAGAGAAGCACCAACCATCTACTTTGATGAAGACATAGATGTGGGATATTCCACTGTAGGGGCAATAGCTTCTGAGTTTAGGCCCAGGACTGAGTTTGAGAAGAAAATGGATTCTTTAATTAATGGTAAGGAACTCTCAGATGCACATAAGGGTGATGGTGCAAGGCTTCTAGAACTTAACAAGGTGTCTCTAGAAGATGTGAAGGAACGCCAGGACCGACTTTCTAAAATGCGTAATCTTTTATTTCGTCATGAACTCAAGGCCAAAAGGATTAAACATATAaagtccaaaacatatcgccgtTTGCTGAAGAAAGATAAATCAAAAGCCGCTGAGATTGAAATGAATCCGGAAGCTGCTAAAGAACTTGCAGAGAAAGAGGAATTTAAGAGGGCTGAG GAACGTATGACCCTAAAGCACAAGAACACTTCTAAATGGGCTAAACGAATTAAGAAGCGTGGTGTTGATGTCCAAGATGATGGAACTCGGGCTGCTATATCAGAACAGCTTCAGCAGCATGCTCTTTTAACTCGAAAAAGAAATTCCATGCATGATGATGAGAGTAGTAGTGATGACAGCacagaggatgatgatgatgatgatgacatcTCAGGAGACGAGGACGATGCATCCAAACTAAAATTGTTAGAGAATGGAAAGAATAGGACACTTGAAGTGTTAggggaagatgatgatgatgacatgcCCAAATCAGGAGTCCTTTCTCTACCTTTCATG GTTCGTGGGCAGAAGAAGAAAAAAGAGGCAGCCGAAGAAGAAGCCAGGCTTGCTTTTCAAGACTATGATTCATCATTGAAGCAGTTGGATGGTGATGAGGATTTCAAAGACAATGCAGGAGATTCTTTGAGTGGTAGAAAGGTATATGGCGTTGCACAAAAGAAACAGGTTCCACAGTCCAAGAAGAAGGTTAAGGCTAACACAGATAATTACTTTGACAATACGGacagtgaagaagatgatgatgatgatgatgataccaTGGATAAACATGGGAGAACGACTTATACACAGAAAGATGTCAATATTGACCCTAATATTCTTCGAGAGGAGTCAGAGATCGGGCATGATCCTTTGTTTAAG AGCTTTGATGATATTGATAAAGATGAAGGGCCTAAGATTGAATATGAAGTTTCTTTGTCCGCAACCAATTCTTTAAAGAAG AAGAGGAATAGGAAAGATTGTAATCAGATAAAAGGCAAGAAATCACAGGTTGCAGAAGTGGCATCTGACATAGAGGAG CAGcatggagatgatgatgatgatggtatgGTGGATGGAATCATGACATCCGGGATGGATTATGAGTTGCCATCACAGGATGATCTGATAAGACGTGCTTTTGCGGGTGATGACGTGGAGGAAGATTTTGAGATGAGCAAACAAGAGATATTGAATGAGGAAAACCCGGAGCCTGAAAAGCCGGTGCTGCTTCCTGGATGGGGGCAGTGGACGCATATACAGAAAAAGAGAGGGCTGCCGTCTTGGATGTTGGCTGAGCATGAGAGAGCCAAAAAGAAGAGGGACCAGGACCTCAACAGAAGACCCGATGCACATCTTAAGCATGTAATCATATCCCAAAAGCTTGACAAAAAG GCTGAGAAACTGCAGACAAAGGTGTTGCCATATCCATTCAAGGACAAGGAGCACTTTGAACGGAGCAACCGTATGCCTCTTGGTCCAGAGTTTAACCCTGCAACAACAATCGGCTCACTTAATCGCCCTGAC gtgGTGAAGAAGCCTGGTGTCAGCATAAAACCAATCAAGTTAAGGAAGCATCATTGA
- the LOC111911970 gene encoding U3 small nucleolar RNA-associated protein 14 isoform X3 — protein MAETKRKKTLASTNSLKRRKGGDKEKNWKKGPHLPNALQKQLNSLNPTDRSDEEIHSDEDIDVYEYEENIPEEESKKNRRYDPVDNFEYELPKDFEDEDVASDDDEEEKGDSDEEKHARMLQDITGLPGDAFEGKKKKKDVVVFEAYPESEYNPSRDVLDGDGRITVDDLLNPLHGKPGFSKIRKDVQRMDKKSMSIQPPLPKPQQQKIDRRSAYVYSKKKLHEYEALVKKNREAPTIYFDEDIDVGYSTVGAIASEFRPRTEFEKKMDSLINGKELSDAHKGDGARLLELNKVSLEDVKERQDRLSKMRNLLFRHELKAKRIKHIKSKTYRRLLKKDKSKAAEIEMNPEAAKELAEKEEFKRAEERMTLKHKNTSKWAKRIKKRGVDVQDDGTRAAISEQLQQHALLTRKRNSMHDDESSSDDSTEDDDDDDDISGDEDDASKLKLLENGKNRTLEVLGEDDDDDMPKSGVLSLPFMVRGQKKKKEAAEEEARLAFQDYDSSLKQLDGDEDFKDNAGDSLSGRKVYGVAQKKQVPQSKKKVKANTDNYFDNTDSEEDDDDDDDTMDKHGRTTYTQKDVNIDPNILREESEIGHDPLFKSFDDIDKDEGPKIEYEVSLSATNSLKKKRNRKDCNQIKGKKSQVAEVASDIEEHGDDDDDGMVDGIMTSGMDYELPSQDDLIRRAFAGDDVEEDFEMSKQEILNEENPEPEKPVLLPGWGQWTHIQKKRGLPSWMLAEHERAKKKRDQDLNRRPDAHLKHVIISQKLDKKAEKLQTKVLPYPFKDKEHFERSNRMPLGPEFNPATTIGSLNRPDVVKKPGVSIKPIKLRKHH, from the exons ATGGCGGAGACGAAAAGGAAGAAAACCCTAGCTTCTACAAACAGTTTAAAGAGAAGAAAGGGAGGAGATAAAGAGAAGAACTGGAAAAAGGGTCCCCATTTACCCAACGCATTGCAAAAACAGCTTAATTCCCTAAACCCTACAGATAGAAGCGACGAAGAGATCCACTCCGATGAAGACATCGATGTTTATGAATACGAAGAAAATATCCCTGAGGAAGAGTCGAAGAAGAACCGCAGGTACGACCCCGTTGATAACTTCGAGTATGAACTCCCCAAGGATTTCGAG GATGAAGATGTAGCCtctgatgatgatgaggaagaaAAGGGAGACAGTGATGAGGAAAAGCATGCAAGGATGTTACAAGATATCACTGGACTTCCTGGTGATGCTTTTGAAG gaaagaagaagaaaaaagatgTGGTAGTATTTGAGGCATACCCAGAGTCTGAATATAATCCGAGCCGTGATGTGTTGGATGGTGACGGGCGCATTACTGTTGATGACCTTCTAAATCCCCTTCATGGGAAACCCGGATTCAGCAAAATTAGAAAAGATGTGCAGCGAATGGATAAAAAGTCCATGTCCATACAGCCTCCTCTTCCAAAACCACAGCAACAAAAAATAGATAGGAGAAGTGCTTATGTTTATTCAAAAAAGAAACTTCATGAATACGAAGCATTGGTGAAGAAAAATAGAGAAGCACCAACCATCTACTTTGATGAAGACATAGATGTGGGATATTCCACTGTAGGGGCAATAGCTTCTGAGTTTAGGCCCAGGACTGAGTTTGAGAAGAAAATGGATTCTTTAATTAATGGTAAGGAACTCTCAGATGCACATAAGGGTGATGGTGCAAGGCTTCTAGAACTTAACAAGGTGTCTCTAGAAGATGTGAAGGAACGCCAGGACCGACTTTCTAAAATGCGTAATCTTTTATTTCGTCATGAACTCAAGGCCAAAAGGATTAAACATATAaagtccaaaacatatcgccgtTTGCTGAAGAAAGATAAATCAAAAGCCGCTGAGATTGAAATGAATCCGGAAGCTGCTAAAGAACTTGCAGAGAAAGAGGAATTTAAGAGGGCTGAG GAACGTATGACCCTAAAGCACAAGAACACTTCTAAATGGGCTAAACGAATTAAGAAGCGTGGTGTTGATGTCCAAGATGATGGAACTCGGGCTGCTATATCAGAACAGCTTCAGCAGCATGCTCTTTTAACTCGAAAAAGAAATTCCATGCATGATGATGAGAGTAGTAGTGATGACAGCacagaggatgatgatgatgatgatgacatcTCAGGAGACGAGGACGATGCATCCAAACTAAAATTGTTAGAGAATGGAAAGAATAGGACACTTGAAGTGTTAggggaagatgatgatgatgacatgcCCAAATCAGGAGTCCTTTCTCTACCTTTCATG GTTCGTGGGCAGAAGAAGAAAAAAGAGGCAGCCGAAGAAGAAGCCAGGCTTGCTTTTCAAGACTATGATTCATCATTGAAGCAGTTGGATGGTGATGAGGATTTCAAAGACAATGCAGGAGATTCTTTGAGTGGTAGAAAGGTATATGGCGTTGCACAAAAGAAACAGGTTCCACAGTCCAAGAAGAAGGTTAAGGCTAACACAGATAATTACTTTGACAATACGGacagtgaagaagatgatgatgatgatgatgataccaTGGATAAACATGGGAGAACGACTTATACACAGAAAGATGTCAATATTGACCCTAATATTCTTCGAGAGGAGTCAGAGATCGGGCATGATCCTTTGTTTAAG AGCTTTGATGATATTGATAAAGATGAAGGGCCTAAGATTGAATATGAAGTTTCTTTGTCCGCAACCAATTCTTTAAAGAAG AAGAGGAATAGGAAAGATTGTAATCAGATAAAAGGCAAGAAATCACAGGTTGCAGAAGTGGCATCTGACATAGAGGAG catggagatgatgatgatgatggtatgGTGGATGGAATCATGACATCCGGGATGGATTATGAGTTGCCATCACAGGATGATCTGATAAGACGTGCTTTTGCGGGTGATGACGTGGAGGAAGATTTTGAGATGAGCAAACAAGAGATATTGAATGAGGAAAACCCGGAGCCTGAAAAGCCGGTGCTGCTTCCTGGATGGGGGCAGTGGACGCATATACAGAAAAAGAGAGGGCTGCCGTCTTGGATGTTGGCTGAGCATGAGAGAGCCAAAAAGAAGAGGGACCAGGACCTCAACAGAAGACCCGATGCACATCTTAAGCATGTAATCATATCCCAAAAGCTTGACAAAAAG GCTGAGAAACTGCAGACAAAGGTGTTGCCATATCCATTCAAGGACAAGGAGCACTTTGAACGGAGCAACCGTATGCCTCTTGGTCCAGAGTTTAACCCTGCAACAACAATCGGCTCACTTAATCGCCCTGAC gtgGTGAAGAAGCCTGGTGTCAGCATAAAACCAATCAAGTTAAGGAAGCATCATTGA